The genomic DNA AAAAATCCTCGGATGCGGTAGAAGGGGCGGCAGTAACTGAATCGGCGCCGAAGGCGGCGTCGAAGACCTCTCCAACTGGGGCATGGGAGGTGGCGTCATTATCGGTGACCTCGCCGTGGGCGAAGTACTCAAAAACGGGTACCTGCTCGCTACCGGAGGCGACACACTCGGCCTTGACCATGCGCTCCAGGAAGGCATACACCTTTTCCGCGAGTGCGGGATCGTAGTAGCGGGTATTGAGTACAAGTTCGGCGGAGTCCGGGATGATGTTGTTTTTGTCGCCGGAATGCAGCTCGCCTACGGAGATGACGAAGAACTCGTGTGGAGCGACCTCGCGGCCGACAATGGCCTGCAGGCGGGTGATGATCATGGCCGCGATATAGGTGGGGTCGATGGAGTTATGGGGCATGGAGGCGTGGGCGGACTTGCCAAAGACGCGGATGCGCAGGGAATCGCAGCCGGCCATGATGGGGCCTGCGGTATGGCGTACGGTGCCGGCACGGCCGGGCATAATGTGTTGGCCCAAGCAGATATCGGGACGTGGGACACGCTCGATGAGGTTATCGTCCAACATGAATTTAGCCCCCATGGAGGATTCCTCGGCCGGCTGGAAAAGGGCGAGGAACGTGCCGGACCAGGAATTACGGGAGGCGTCGAGAAGCGCGCAGGCACCTAAAAGCGCCGTGGTATGCATGTCGTGCCCGCAGGCGTGCATCTTTCCATTGGCCGCGGCATAGGAAACGCCGGTGGCTTCCGCGACAGGCAACCCATCGAAGTCTGCGCGCAGCAGGGCGGTAGGCCCATCGCCATTGCGGAAAATGGCGACCATACCGTACCCGCCGATATTTTCCACTACCTCGCAGTCAAAATCGGCGAGTTTAGCGCGGATGCGGCCGGCGGTGCGCTCCTCTTCATGGGAGAGTTCGGGGTGGCGATGTAGGTCTTCATAAAAGTCCTGTTGCCACTCGAGATCGGCCTCCTGAGAAGTGACGAGCTGAGCGATGCGGGCAGTTTCAGACATGGTTTCACACCTTAGGAATTGGGTAGGGTTAGCGCTATGCCAGTTATTCAATTCGATGTTTTGGTTCCCAACGCGCACGCGGCGCGCGTCGCGGAAATTTTTATCACTGCCACCAACAAGCTGGTGGAAAATGGTTCGCTTTCCTCCGCTGAGGTTACTCGCCCGGGTAATCCGCAGTTTCCGGAGGGGCTAGAAGAACAACTGCGGCAAAATTACCGCGACGAACATGAGGATCGCGTTCTAGAGGACGCGAGTGTCAACCGCTACGACATTGCAGTAGAGGGAGTAAGTGGCTCGATAAACCAGCTGGGCATGGTGCTCTCGCGCCTGCTCACCCCGCATGCAGTGCTGCCGAAGGACCACGTTTTGCTCGAAGACGAGCTGGCGCATGAGCGTCCAGCCATCTTCCCCTGGTCGCTTTCGATACGGCCTTAGAGCTGCTGGACGATGTCCTTGGCGGCCGCCGCCAGCTGCTGGGGCGTCGAGCCTTCTTGGCTAAGAGGAGCGCAGTAAGCATTAATGTCGTGCTCGAAGGAGCCGGCGATAATGCCTAATGGTGTGCCTGCTTCTCGAGCGAGTTCGGCGATGGTTCCGACGGCTTTGCCAGTTAGGGACTGCTCATCGAATCGACCCTCGCCAGTGATGACAAGGTCGGCGGTGGCAATCTTTTCTGGAAGCCCGAGCGCTCCGGCCACATGAGTGCCGCCAGCGAGTACTCGGATGTGCTCCTCAGTGCCCCAGAGTGTGCGCGAGAGCCAAGACAATCCGATGGGAAGGCCGCCGGCAGCGCCGAAGAATTTGGAGTCAG from Corynebacterium tuberculostearicum includes the following:
- a CDS encoding amidohydrolase; its protein translation is MSETARIAQLVTSQEADLEWQQDFYEDLHRHPELSHEEERTAGRIRAKLADFDCEVVENIGGYGMVAIFRNGDGPTALLRADFDGLPVAEATGVSYAAANGKMHACGHDMHTTALLGACALLDASRNSWSGTFLALFQPAEESSMGAKFMLDDNLIERVPRPDICLGQHIMPGRAGTVRHTAGPIMAGCDSLRIRVFGKSAHASMPHNSIDPTYIAAMIITRLQAIVGREVAPHEFFVISVGELHSGDKNNIIPDSAELVLNTRYYDPALAEKVYAFLERMVKAECVASGSEQVPVFEYFAHGEVTDNDATSHAPVGEVFDAAFGADSVTAAPSTASEDFCYLPQAWGVPYVFWHIGCTPEDELQDPPVNHQATFLPDYAPTVYASTRAAYAAALAYLAAS